In Notamacropus eugenii isolate mMacEug1 chromosome 1, mMacEug1.pri_v2, whole genome shotgun sequence, one genomic interval encodes:
- the GJC2 gene encoding gap junction gamma-2 protein: MTNMSWSFLTRLLEEIHNHSTFVGKVWLTVLIVFRIVLTAVGGESIYSDEQSKFTCNTRQPGCDNVCYDAFAPLSHVRFWVFQIVVISTPSVMYLGYAIHRLARASEEERRRARRWRQGGRMARRRPPRRRPPALPHPGWPDTPNGGEEEPMIGLGGGMGEEEEGGDGSREDREQEEEEKGALAGEKGKGSPEAGPANQKHDGRRRIQQEGLMKIYVLQLLARASFEICFLVGQYLLYGFEVQAFFRCSREPCPHTVDCFVSRPTEKTVFLLVMYVVSCLCLILNLCEMAHLGLGSLQDAVRSRRVEGGDQGSDGYPSPPPLPRQLPHGYPYTRNISCPPEYNLVVRAERAAAAGRLMPSGLLAHEQNLANGALQELQELQGPGSEENPPPVDLAPAFPGAHRAGTQDPGNGVRSNGFPAYTTQVGLPPSRTDSPASGGTIVEQNHADGAQGRQGAKAKSNSEKGSSVSSKDGKTSVWI; this comes from the coding sequence ATGACCAACATGAGCTGGAGCTTCCTGACGAGGCTGCTGGAGGAGATCCACAACCACTCGACCTTCGTGGGCAAGGTCTGGCTGACGGTGCTCATCGTCTTCCGAATAGTGCTGACCGCGGTGGGCGGGGAGTCCATCTACTCGGACGAGCAGAGCAAGTTCACCTGCAACACACGCCAGCCCGGCTGTGACAACGTCTGCTACGACGCCTTCGCCCCGCTGTCCCATGTTCGGTTCTGGGTCTTCCAGATCGTCGTCATCTCCACGCCCTCCGTCATGTACCTCGGGTATGCCATCCATCGGCTGGCCCGGGCATCCGAAGAGGAGAGGCGCCGGGCCAGGCGCTGGCGTCAGGGCGGCCGCATGGCCCGCAGGCGTCCCCCAAGGAGGAGGCCACCTGCGCTGCCCCACCCCGGCTGGCCAGACACCCCgaatggaggagaggaggagccCATGATCGGCCTAGGGGGTGGcatgggggaagaagaggagggtgGAGATGGAAGCAGGGAGGACCGGGagcaggaagaagaagagaagggggcacTGGCAGGAGAGAAGGGCAAGGGGTCTCCCGAGGCCGGGCCTGCCAACCAGAAGCACGACGGGAGGAGAAGGATCCAGCAGGAGGGTCTGATGAAGATCTATGTGCTGCAGCTCTTGGCTCGGGCCTCCTTTGAGATCTGCTTCTTGGTTGGCCAGTACCTGTTATACGGCTTTGAGGTACAAGCATTCTTCCGCTGCAGCCGGGAGCCCTGTCCTCACACGGTTGACTGCTTCGTGTCTCGGCCCACGGAGAAGACGGTCTTCCTCCTGGTGATGTATGTGGTCAGCTGCCTCTGCCTCATCCTTAATCTCTGTGAGATGGCCCACCTGGGTCTTGGCAGCTTGCAGGATGCTGTGAGGAGCCGCAGAGTGGAGGGCGGCGACCAGGGTTCAGACGGCTATccttcacccccacccctgccccggCAGCTACCCCATGGCTACCCGTATACTCGCAACATCTCCTGCCCGCCTGAGTACAACCTGGTGGTCAGGGCGGAGAGGGCGGCGGCAGCGGGGCGGCTCATGCCTAGTGGACTCTTGGCTCATGAGCAGAACCTGGCCAATGGGGCCCTGCAGGAGCTCCAAGAACTTCAGGGCCCGGGCTCAGAGGAGAACCCACCACCAGTGGATCTTGCTCCTGCCTTCCCAGGAGCCCATCGGGCTGGGACCCAGGACCCTGGCAATGGGGTTAGGAGCAATGGATTTCCTGCTTATACAACCCAGGTTGGGTTACCACCTTCAAGGACTGACAGCCCAGCCTCAGGGGGCACGATTGTGGAGCAGAACCATGCCGATGGTGCCCAAGGGCGGCAAGGTGCCAAAGCCAAATCCAACTCTGAGAAGGGCAGCAGTGTTAGTAGCAAGGATGGCAAAACATCCGTGTGGATATGA